A single genomic interval of Chryseobacterium paludis harbors:
- a CDS encoding bacteriocin-like protein, producing the protein MKNLKKITRQNLRKVSGGMRPPLCCTTYPPSLQMQCCNNSQDMSCPPAWVEGSFPEAC; encoded by the coding sequence ATGAAAAATCTAAAAAAAATCACAAGACAGAATTTAAGAAAAGTATCCGGAGGAATGAGACCGCCGTTATGTTGTACTACTTATCCGCCATCTTTACAAATGCAATGTTGTAATAATTCTCAGGATATGAGCTGCCCGCCAGCTTGGGTTGAAGGAAGTTTTCCTGAGGCGTGCTAA
- the rbfA gene encoding 30S ribosome-binding factor RbfA — protein sequence MESNRQRKVAQIIQEDFAELFRKQAADSKQNFLVSVSDVKVTADLGIAKIYLSIFPQEYRPNIMKEIEENKTQYRNFIGQKMAKQVRIIPQLNFYLDTSLDDVEKLEKELRGEGDNPVL from the coding sequence ATGGAAAGTAACAGACAAAGAAAAGTAGCACAGATTATACAGGAAGATTTCGCAGAATTGTTCCGCAAACAGGCTGCAGATAGCAAACAGAACTTTTTAGTTTCTGTTTCTGATGTTAAAGTAACTGCGGATTTAGGAATCGCAAAAATTTATTTAAGCATCTTTCCTCAGGAATACCGTCCTAATATTATGAAGGAGATCGAGGAAAACAAAACCCAATACAGAAATTTCATTGGCCAGAAAATGGCTAAGCAGGTTCGCATTATCCCACAGCTTAATTTTTACCTTGACACATCTCTTGATGATGTTGAAAAACTGGAAAAAGAGTTAAGAGGTGAAGGTGACAATCCTGTATTATAG
- a CDS encoding ABC transporter permease, producing MKNIAFYIASRYLLSKKGSTAVTFITWLSVGAMMVAVTAMFVIISVFSGLEDLNKDLISNLHADLTIKSSSGKTLKNLNKIEGVLKNNKEILSFSRVIEEKVYINYNGKGDIAYLRGVDSAYTIVNPINKDVFYGSYPSFDYSNEVLMENSLDNRLSIPVASSKDYATIFMPKPGLGIINKEEDIYNKRDILVTGIFPGKDQLDSYIISPIELTEQLLSLPKNSAYQIVVKLKNSENADQIKAKLLTTIGKTIDIKTKEEENAAFWKMINTEKLFIYLIFALVIFITTFNLAGAIIILQLDKKEQARSLISLGFPLSHLRRIYFYTGLLIVVSGIISGLIMGTVLCYFQLFTEFFKANETLPFPVKIVGKNYLIVAVTASLFGFLISWVFSKISKEYITKN from the coding sequence TTGAAAAACATTGCATTTTATATCGCTTCCCGATACCTTTTATCAAAAAAAGGGAGCACTGCCGTTACCTTTATTACATGGTTATCTGTAGGAGCTATGATGGTGGCTGTGACTGCAATGTTTGTCATTATTTCTGTTTTCTCAGGGCTGGAAGATCTTAATAAAGATCTTATCTCTAATCTTCATGCCGATCTTACAATAAAAAGTTCTTCAGGAAAAACATTAAAGAATTTAAATAAAATTGAAGGGGTTCTTAAAAACAATAAAGAAATTCTCAGTTTTTCAAGAGTTATTGAAGAGAAAGTATATATCAATTACAATGGCAAAGGCGATATTGCCTATCTGAGAGGTGTTGATTCTGCCTATACCATCGTAAATCCAATTAATAAAGATGTTTTTTACGGAAGCTATCCAAGTTTCGACTACTCAAACGAGGTCTTAATGGAAAATTCCTTAGATAACAGATTATCGATTCCGGTTGCTTCTTCAAAAGATTATGCCACTATCTTTATGCCTAAACCCGGCTTGGGGATCATTAATAAAGAAGAAGATATTTATAATAAAAGAGATATTCTTGTCACCGGTATTTTTCCTGGAAAAGATCAGTTAGACAGTTATATCATCTCTCCTATTGAACTTACAGAACAGCTACTGAGTCTTCCAAAAAACTCTGCCTACCAAATTGTAGTCAAATTAAAGAATTCAGAAAATGCTGATCAGATCAAAGCTAAACTTCTTACCACGATTGGCAAAACCATTGACATCAAAACCAAAGAAGAAGAAAATGCTGCTTTCTGGAAAATGATCAACACAGAAAAGCTTTTCATCTATTTGATTTTTGCGTTGGTCATATTTATTACCACCTTTAATCTTGCTGGTGCAATTATTATCCTGCAGCTTGACAAAAAAGAACAGGCAAGATCATTGATCTCTTTAGGATTTCCATTAAGCCATTTAAGAAGAATCTACTTCTATACAGGGCTTCTTATTGTGGTTTCAGGAATTATTTCAGGACTTATTATGGGAACCGTATTGTGTTATTTCCAATTGTTCACCGAATTCTTTAAAGCCAACGAAACCCTTCCATTCCCGGTAAAAATCGTAGGTAAAAATTATCTCATCGTAGCCGTTACAGCATCCCTTTTCGGGTTCCTAATTTCATGGGTATTTTCAAAAATAAGCAAGGAGTATATTACTAAAAATTAA
- a CDS encoding shikimate dehydrogenase family protein, translated as MDSNKKLGLIGRNISYSFSKKYFENKFQKLMLKGFSYDIFDLKEIDEVEGLFSTPGLLGFNVTIPYKEKIIDYLDELSEEAEKIGAVNCVLIQNGKKKGYNTDAVGFEKTLLLHKKPHHNSALILGNGGAAKAVKYALDKNGISSEIVSRNSILNFDNLSAETVQNHKLIIQTTPVGTFPNTKDCLKFPFEGLSKEHLIIDLIYNPNYTQFIINASEKGAKTVNGYYMLEQQAEKAWEIWNFQKK; from the coding sequence ATGGATTCCAATAAAAAATTAGGCTTGATAGGAAGAAATATTTCTTATTCTTTTTCTAAAAAATACTTCGAAAATAAATTCCAAAAACTGATGCTCAAAGGGTTTTCTTATGATATTTTTGATCTTAAGGAAATCGATGAAGTAGAAGGTTTATTCTCAACACCCGGGCTCTTAGGTTTTAATGTAACAATTCCCTATAAAGAAAAGATCATTGACTATCTGGATGAGTTAAGTGAAGAAGCAGAAAAAATTGGGGCTGTGAACTGTGTATTAATTCAAAATGGAAAGAAAAAAGGTTATAATACAGATGCCGTTGGATTTGAAAAAACATTACTTCTTCATAAAAAGCCACATCACAACTCAGCATTAATTCTTGGAAACGGAGGTGCTGCAAAAGCAGTAAAATATGCATTAGATAAAAATGGGATTTCCTCAGAAATTGTTTCAAGGAATTCTATATTAAATTTTGATAATCTTAGCGCAGAGACCGTTCAGAATCACAAGCTGATTATTCAGACTACTCCGGTGGGAACCTTTCCTAATACCAAAGATTGTTTAAAATTTCCTTTTGAAGGATTGTCTAAAGAACACCTAATCATCGATTTAATATATAATCCCAATTACACCCAGTTCATTATTAACGCTTCGGAAAAAGGAGCAAAAACAGTGAACGGATATTACATGCTTGAGCAGCAAGCAGAAAAAGCTTGGGAAATTTGGAATTTTCAAAAAAAATAA
- the ribD gene encoding bifunctional diaminohydroxyphosphoribosylaminopyrimidine deaminase/5-amino-6-(5-phosphoribosylamino)uracil reductase RibD, whose product MQDELYIKRCIELAQKALGKTYPNPLVGSVIVHNGEIIGEGYHHKAGEPHAEINAINSVVNKDLIPESTIYVSLEPCAHYGRTPPCALKIKELGFKKVVIGAMDSHDKVNGKGKKIIQDAGIEVISGVLEKECIELNKRFFTYHEKKRPYIILKWAESADGFLDKDFKPTSISNSLVNQFVHQLRGEEHAILVGTQTALNDNPGLTVRNVEGINPVRILIDFDLKVPGDFKIFNNEAKTFVFNSIREGSENNIHWIKIGKENFLSDLMNALYKEQIQSVIIEGGRFTLQQFIDSDLWDEAMVIKNDNLNLENGTKAPELNPKPIKIQTVRDNTLSFYLSNIHYFFL is encoded by the coding sequence ATGCAGGACGAATTATATATAAAAAGATGCATTGAACTGGCTCAAAAGGCTTTGGGAAAAACGTATCCTAACCCATTGGTAGGAAGTGTTATTGTGCATAATGGTGAAATTATCGGAGAAGGCTACCATCATAAAGCCGGAGAACCTCATGCTGAGATCAATGCCATCAATTCTGTAGTCAATAAAGATCTTATCCCTGAATCTACAATTTATGTTTCTCTTGAGCCCTGTGCACATTACGGAAGAACTCCTCCTTGTGCTTTAAAAATTAAAGAACTAGGATTCAAAAAAGTAGTTATTGGTGCGATGGACTCTCATGATAAGGTGAATGGAAAAGGAAAAAAAATCATTCAGGATGCAGGAATAGAAGTAATTTCAGGAGTTCTAGAGAAAGAATGTATCGAACTTAACAAGAGGTTTTTCACTTATCATGAAAAGAAAAGACCCTATATTATTTTAAAATGGGCCGAATCTGCTGATGGGTTTTTGGATAAAGATTTCAAACCCACTTCAATTTCAAATTCGCTAGTCAATCAATTTGTCCATCAGTTACGGGGAGAAGAGCACGCCATTCTCGTGGGAACTCAAACTGCATTAAATGATAATCCTGGTTTAACTGTAAGAAATGTTGAAGGAATAAATCCTGTAAGAATCTTAATCGACTTTGATTTAAAAGTTCCCGGTGACTTTAAGATCTTCAACAATGAAGCGAAGACTTTTGTTTTTAATTCTATTAGAGAAGGATCTGAGAACAATATCCATTGGATCAAAATTGGAAAGGAGAATTTTCTTTCAGATCTAATGAATGCTTTGTATAAAGAGCAAATCCAGTCAGTTATTATTGAAGGCGGCCGGTTTACTTTACAGCAATTCATTGATTCCGATCTTTGGGATGAAGCAATGGTTATTAAGAATGATAATTTAAATCTTGAAAATGGAACAAAGGCTCCTGAATTAAATCCAAAACCTATTAAAATACAAACAGTAAGAGATAACACTTTGTCTTTTTATTTGTCTAATATTCATTATTTCTTTTTATAA
- a CDS encoding endonuclease, which produces MKRILFSFLLVFACINAFAQIPAGYYDGTAGLTGATLKSKLKEIITNGHEDHGYGGLWTGYQTTDRDQFYEGDGTILDIYSENPTGADHYNFTYGTNQCGTYTNEGDCYNREHIVPQSLFNEAFPMKSDINFIRATDGKVNGMRSNYPFGTVGTTSYTSLNGSKLGTSVSQGYSGIVFEPIDAFKGDVARMILYFVTRYETQLSGFSSGNMLGGSAFPGLQAWELNQLLTWNIQDPVSPTEVSRNNAAYVYQKNRNPYIDHPEYVALIWGAPVVDNQAPTAATNLVASNPTSNSVSLSWTAATDNMGVTGYDIYANNTLKTTVSGTTTVVSGLLSSTAYSFYVIARDAGGNSSPQSNVATETTLPGQTGGTSCGTETFDTIPTATPSSYVNRTWTNNGITWDATFARTDETINGKSITIRNGTLTSSTISGGVQSLTLTTQLKYSGTAGTVSVEVNGNIVGTIPYSATATTTTINNINVTGNAVIKIITTSSSSNRIAMDDLSWTCTSTLGTTDATKSQSSFVVYPNPVKNSELYVKGDHLSKISKAEIYDLSGKLIEVIVNPFKNSNKIQLKGLAKGNYILKTDHTSTKFIVE; this is translated from the coding sequence ATGAAACGAATTTTATTCTCTTTTTTATTGGTATTTGCATGTATTAATGCATTTGCTCAAATACCAGCAGGATACTATGATGGCACTGCCGGACTGACCGGAGCCACTCTAAAATCAAAATTGAAAGAAATTATCACCAATGGACATGAAGATCATGGATATGGCGGATTATGGACAGGTTATCAAACCACAGACCGTGATCAATTTTATGAAGGTGACGGAACTATTTTAGACATCTATTCCGAAAACCCAACTGGTGCAGATCATTACAATTTTACGTATGGAACCAATCAATGTGGAACATATACTAATGAAGGAGATTGCTACAACAGAGAACACATTGTGCCTCAAAGTCTTTTCAATGAAGCTTTTCCAATGAAATCTGATATCAACTTCATTCGCGCTACCGATGGTAAAGTAAATGGAATGAGATCCAATTATCCTTTTGGAACAGTAGGAACAACATCTTACACTTCTTTAAATGGCTCTAAGCTAGGAACTTCTGTTTCTCAGGGATACTCAGGAATCGTTTTCGAACCTATTGATGCTTTTAAGGGAGATGTTGCCAGAATGATTCTTTATTTTGTAACAAGATATGAAACTCAGCTATCTGGTTTTAGCAGCGGAAATATGCTTGGTGGTTCTGCTTTCCCTGGGCTTCAGGCTTGGGAACTGAATCAATTATTAACCTGGAATATCCAGGATCCTGTGTCTCCAACAGAAGTTTCAAGAAACAATGCAGCTTATGTTTATCAGAAAAACAGAAATCCATATATTGATCACCCTGAATATGTTGCCTTAATCTGGGGAGCTCCAGTAGTGGATAACCAAGCTCCAACAGCAGCTACAAACCTTGTCGCCAGCAATCCGACATCCAATTCAGTTTCTTTAAGCTGGACTGCTGCTACTGATAATATGGGAGTGACAGGATATGACATCTATGCTAACAACACTTTAAAAACAACTGTTTCTGGAACTACAACTGTTGTTTCAGGATTATTATCTTCTACAGCCTATAGCTTCTATGTGATCGCAAGAGATGCTGGAGGTAATTCTTCGCCACAAAGTAATGTTGCTACAGAAACTACATTACCTGGGCAAACCGGTGGCACAAGCTGTGGAACAGAAACATTTGATACAATTCCAACAGCTACTCCCAGCTCATACGTTAATAGAACATGGACTAATAATGGTATTACATGGGATGCAACATTCGCAAGAACAGATGAAACCATTAATGGAAAATCAATTACGATCCGTAATGGAACACTAACGAGTTCTACAATTTCAGGAGGGGTTCAAAGTTTAACATTAACCACACAATTGAAATATAGTGGAACAGCAGGAACAGTGAGTGTTGAAGTTAACGGAAATATTGTAGGTACAATACCATACAGTGCAACAGCTACAACAACCACCATTAACAATATTAACGTTACCGGAAATGCAGTGATTAAAATTATCACTACATCATCCAGCAGTAATAGGATTGCAATGGATGATCTTAGCTGGACATGTACTTCAACTTTAGGAACGACAGACGCTACGAAAAGCCAATCTTCTTTTGTTGTTTACCCTAACCCGGTTAAGAACAGTGAACTTTATGTAAAGGGTGATCACCTGAGCAAAATTTCTAAAGCAGAGATCTATGACCTGTCAGGAAAATTAATAGAAGTGATTGTAAATCCATTCAAAAACTCTAATAAAATCCAATTAAAAGGTTTGGCTAAAGGAAATTACATCCTTAAAACAGATCATACTTCTACAAAATTCATTGTAGAATAA
- a CDS encoding IMPACT family protein → MHEYKTIEKPIENILIKEKGSKFIGFAYPVHNDNELKDALEKVRTEHPKATHHCYAFRMGLNGENYRANDDGEPSGSAGLPIYNQLLAHEITNVLVIVVRYYGGTKLGVSGLVKAYKESAKFTLEETNIITRELETEIEIHFNFNQQNTIFTLLSKFDAKVLNFDANENCILTASLKTAQKENISDKLSEMQYISFEFKD, encoded by the coding sequence ATGCACGAATACAAAACGATAGAAAAACCCATCGAAAATATTTTAATAAAAGAAAAAGGAAGCAAATTCATTGGATTTGCTTATCCCGTACATAATGACAATGAACTTAAGGATGCTTTAGAAAAAGTAAGAACAGAACACCCGAAAGCAACTCATCACTGCTATGCTTTCAGAATGGGTTTAAATGGTGAAAATTATCGTGCTAATGATGATGGTGAGCCATCCGGAAGTGCAGGGCTACCAATTTACAATCAGTTACTAGCTCATGAAATTACCAATGTATTGGTGATTGTGGTTCGCTATTATGGTGGAACAAAATTAGGTGTTTCAGGATTGGTAAAAGCTTATAAGGAATCTGCAAAATTCACTTTAGAAGAAACTAACATTATTACCAGAGAACTAGAAACAGAAATTGAAATTCACTTTAATTTTAATCAGCAGAATACGATTTTTACCTTACTATCGAAGTTTGATGCTAAAGTTTTAAATTTTGATGCTAACGAAAATTGTATTCTTACCGCTTCTTTAAAAACAGCTCAAAAAGAAAACATCTCAGATAAATTATCTGAGATGCAGTATATTTCTTTTGAATTCAAAGATTAA
- a CDS encoding bacteriocin-like protein encodes MKNLKKMSRVNLKTITGGVFVTCTLPNGDLTSCRDNCPTDFCGPTSYKCLLPLDYCG; translated from the coding sequence ATGAAAAATTTGAAAAAAATGTCCAGGGTCAATTTAAAAACCATAACCGGTGGAGTTTTTGTAACATGCACTTTACCTAACGGGGATCTTACAAGCTGCAGAGACAACTGTCCGACAGATTTCTGTGGGCCAACAAGTTATAAATGCCTTCTCCCTTTGGACTATTGTGGATAA
- a CDS encoding DUF349 domain-containing protein, with amino-acid sequence MTTEDNFSENEENKNSTEVSQEETSENTVPQEEIQHDDAEHLEEHADADISLADALKEMEKIINSANAGEDVKKFNQLKEKASHYIHDEVEDKKHEYVEAGNASENFSYEHPSQSKLSALVSIFREKHDNFQKGQEEEQKKNLDHRQGIIERLKNLYTNSEPNTNLFKSIREIKEDWSNAGQVAKSEFKILNNNYFHHLNQFYQMLDLNKEFLEQEYGHNLEKRQHIIARAKELENEPVIQKALNELQYLHKLWKEEAEPVAEEFREKTWEEFKEISNKIHERKSELSAAIESEQNDNLEKKNKVIAEIKKLSEPAETPNHNYWQNAIKRVEDLRSEFLKIGSVPRKLSNQNWNEFKTILRSFNTTKNNYYKSLKGSQQTNLDEKLKLIKTAQDNMNNEEWDISVPLFKKLQEDWKKIGHVPKSMTNKIWDEFRDACNTFFNNYREKSNASTDNWKENHKQKKELLEELKTISNDEGSIEKIEAIKTAWNNIGKVPRDKIGINSEFNKTLREKLKLNKINELELKEEGLSENQLTDKARKMKSQISDLESEIVKLENNLAFFNKPSRDNPLLADTFNTIDEKKAHLETLKQNLHNIIVGD; translated from the coding sequence ATGACAACAGAAGATAATTTTTCTGAAAACGAAGAAAATAAGAATTCTACAGAAGTATCACAAGAAGAGACCTCAGAAAACACTGTGCCTCAGGAGGAAATTCAGCACGATGATGCTGAACATCTGGAAGAGCATGCTGATGCTGATATTTCTTTAGCCGATGCATTGAAAGAAATGGAAAAAATCATCAACTCAGCTAACGCTGGTGAAGATGTTAAAAAATTCAATCAATTAAAAGAAAAAGCAAGTCATTACATCCATGATGAAGTGGAAGACAAAAAGCATGAATATGTAGAAGCAGGGAATGCTTCAGAGAATTTCAGCTACGAGCATCCTTCACAATCAAAACTTTCTGCTTTAGTAAGTATTTTCAGAGAAAAACATGACAACTTCCAGAAAGGTCAGGAAGAAGAGCAGAAGAAAAACCTTGATCACCGTCAGGGTATTATCGAAAGACTTAAAAATCTTTATACCAATTCAGAGCCCAATACCAACTTGTTTAAATCTATCCGCGAAATCAAAGAAGATTGGTCAAACGCCGGGCAGGTGGCAAAATCTGAATTTAAAATTCTCAACAATAATTACTTCCACCATTTGAATCAGTTTTATCAAATGCTGGATTTAAATAAAGAATTCCTGGAGCAGGAATATGGTCATAATCTTGAAAAAAGACAACATATCATTGCCCGTGCTAAGGAACTTGAAAATGAACCTGTCATCCAAAAAGCATTAAATGAACTACAGTATCTTCATAAACTTTGGAAAGAAGAGGCAGAACCTGTAGCTGAAGAATTCCGTGAAAAAACATGGGAAGAATTTAAAGAGATTTCAAACAAAATTCACGAAAGAAAATCTGAACTTTCGGCAGCGATAGAATCTGAACAAAATGACAACCTTGAAAAGAAAAACAAGGTTATTGCTGAGATTAAAAAATTATCTGAGCCTGCTGAAACGCCAAATCATAACTACTGGCAAAATGCAATAAAAAGAGTTGAAGATCTTCGTTCTGAATTTTTAAAGATAGGAAGCGTTCCAAGAAAGCTATCCAACCAAAACTGGAATGAGTTCAAGACTATTTTAAGAAGCTTCAATACAACAAAGAACAATTATTATAAATCATTAAAAGGCTCCCAGCAAACGAATCTTGATGAAAAATTAAAATTGATCAAGACCGCTCAGGACAATATGAATAATGAAGAATGGGATATCTCTGTTCCATTGTTTAAAAAGCTTCAGGAAGACTGGAAAAAAATTGGTCACGTTCCTAAAAGCATGACCAATAAAATTTGGGATGAATTCCGTGATGCTTGTAATACTTTCTTCAATAATTACAGAGAGAAGAGTAATGCTTCTACTGATAACTGGAAGGAAAACCACAAACAGAAAAAAGAACTTCTTGAGGAATTGAAAACCATTTCTAACGACGAAGGAAGTATCGAAAAGATCGAAGCTATAAAAACAGCGTGGAATAATATTGGAAAGGTACCTAGAGATAAGATCGGCATCAATTCTGAGTTCAATAAAACTTTAAGAGAAAAGTTAAAACTTAATAAGATCAATGAACTTGAGTTGAAAGAAGAAGGTCTTTCTGAAAATCAATTGACAGATAAGGCTAGAAAAATGAAGAGCCAGATCTCTGACCTGGAGTCTGAAATTGTAAAATTAGAAAACAATTTAGCATTCTTCAACAAGCCGTCAAGAGACAATCCTTTATTAGCAGATACTTTCAACACAATCGACGAAAAGAAAGCTCATCTGGAAACTTTAAAACAAAATCTTCACAATATTATTGTTGGAGACTAA
- a CDS encoding GLPGLI family protein, with protein sequence MKKISIFLTFFLFALFYSQADKKDSINADFTYLLKAKIYKSTPNYIHQEFFSLQVLNDRAFFVSEKALKFDSIFQSEFQKAAVSGSTNINFSGKSFPKTKFPYTIIQTNKNIQYFEKVGMALLSYKESTINNWNLINESKIINSFNCKKAEVSYKGRNWIAWYSTDIPLTYGPYKFTGLPGLIIKISDQNGDYDFELVKSVSSGKLKGRVTTISKRRYENAKETSIVDLQEAKKNFTNNMIGTLESMETTIAPEQRENLRQIQKQKQQNMNDENSIEQVK encoded by the coding sequence ATGAAGAAAATATCAATATTTTTAACATTCTTTTTATTTGCTTTATTTTATTCTCAAGCAGATAAAAAAGACTCAATTAATGCTGATTTTACATATTTATTAAAGGCAAAAATATATAAATCGACTCCCAACTATATACACCAAGAATTTTTTTCATTACAAGTTTTAAACGATCGAGCATTTTTTGTTAGTGAGAAAGCTTTAAAATTCGACTCTATATTTCAAAGTGAATTTCAAAAAGCTGCCGTGAGTGGTTCTACAAATATAAATTTTAGCGGAAAATCTTTTCCAAAGACAAAATTCCCATACACAATAATACAAACCAATAAAAATATTCAATATTTTGAAAAAGTTGGTATGGCATTACTATCTTATAAAGAATCTACAATAAATAATTGGAATCTTATTAATGAATCAAAAATAATAAATTCATTTAACTGCAAAAAAGCTGAAGTCAGTTATAAAGGAAGAAACTGGATAGCGTGGTACTCTACGGATATTCCTCTTACCTATGGTCCATATAAATTTACCGGATTACCGGGATTAATCATCAAAATATCAGATCAAAATGGAGATTATGATTTTGAACTTGTAAAATCTGTATCAAGTGGAAAATTAAAAGGCAGAGTTACAACAATTAGTAAGCGTAGATATGAGAATGCTAAGGAAACCTCTATAGTGGACTTACAGGAAGCAAAAAAGAATTTCACTAATAACATGATTGGAACACTTGAAAGTATGGAAACAACTATAGCACCTGAACAAAGAGAAAACTTACGACAAATACAAAAACAAAAGCAACAAAATATGAATGATGAAAATTCTATTGAACAAGTTAAATAG
- the mce gene encoding methylmalonyl-CoA epimerase: MKLEHIGIAVKSLGISDDLFEKLLGKPSYKKESVEREGVVTSFYGTGESKIELLEASNPESPISKFIDKKGEGIHHLAFGVENILEEVKRLKKEGFQFISEEPKEGADNKLVVFLHPKSTNGVLVELCQEK, encoded by the coding sequence ATGAAGTTAGAACATATCGGCATTGCCGTAAAATCTCTCGGTATTTCAGATGACCTTTTTGAAAAACTTTTAGGAAAACCTTCTTATAAAAAGGAAAGCGTAGAAAGGGAAGGCGTGGTTACTTCTTTTTATGGAACCGGAGAAAGCAAAATTGAGCTTCTTGAAGCCAGTAATCCTGAAAGTCCGATCTCAAAATTCATTGATAAAAAAGGGGAAGGTATCCATCATCTGGCTTTTGGCGTTGAAAATATCCTTGAGGAAGTAAAAAGGTTAAAAAAAGAAGGCTTCCAATTTATCTCCGAAGAGCCGAAAGAAGGTGCTGATAACAAATTAGTTGTATTCCTTCATCCCAAATCCACCAATGGAGTATTGGTAGAACTTTGTCAAGAAAAGTAA
- a CDS encoding GLPGLI family protein, which yields MNFTKKQILTIILLFFFSVSFSQTATGDSLRGEFTYLLQYKPNTLNNDYKQKEIFSLQISDKRSFFISENRLKFDSIFMEQYNNRKGDSFNIDMRGLPSSKFNFLIIQTSDNSQFYESVGMTLLSYNSPVINNWKLINETKVINSIACKKAEVHYKGREWTAWYSTDIPFPYGPYKFSGLPGLIVKITDKTGDYDFELVKSISSSNLRGKVVTVNKARYRNPKLVTKNELTQAAISSRQNAKYELEKMGTVFSQEPKRQTTNVTEKKGYNPIELED from the coding sequence ATGAATTTTACAAAAAAGCAAATTTTAACAATTATATTGTTATTCTTTTTCTCTGTATCATTTTCTCAAACGGCTACGGGTGATTCGTTACGAGGCGAATTTACTTATTTACTTCAATACAAGCCGAATACCCTAAACAATGATTATAAACAGAAGGAAATTTTTTCATTGCAGATAAGTGATAAACGTTCTTTCTTTATTAGTGAAAATAGATTGAAATTTGATTCCATTTTTATGGAGCAATACAACAATAGAAAGGGTGACAGTTTTAATATTGATATGAGAGGTTTGCCATCATCAAAATTTAATTTTTTAATTATCCAAACAAGTGATAACTCACAATTTTATGAATCAGTTGGTATGACTCTTCTATCGTATAATAGTCCTGTAATTAATAATTGGAAACTGATTAATGAAACAAAAGTAATTAACTCAATTGCTTGTAAAAAAGCAGAGGTACATTATAAAGGAAGAGAATGGACAGCCTGGTACTCAACTGATATTCCTTTTCCCTATGGCCCCTATAAATTTAGTGGTCTTCCTGGGTTAATTGTGAAAATAACTGATAAAACAGGAGATTATGATTTTGAATTGGTAAAATCAATATCAAGTTCTAATTTGAGAGGAAAAGTAGTAACAGTAAATAAGGCGCGATACCGCAATCCTAAGTTAGTTACAAAAAATGAATTGACCCAGGCTGCAATAAGTTCTAGACAAAATGCTAAATATGAATTAGAAAAAATGGGCACCGTATTTTCACAAGAACCCAAAAGGCAAACCACAAATGTAACAGAAAAAAAAGGATATAATCCTATTGAATTAGAGGATTAG